The nucleotide window GTTTAATTCATATACAATTAGATAAAATAGTATATATCTAAGTAGCACGGGATTTCCATTGTTGAGGGTCCGATACTATATTTTTGTAGATAATGTAGATAACATGGTGTGTAGCTTTTCATTGCGTTTAGGCTCCTTAAATGTTACTCTTATTTGCTAACGTTGGCTTTTGTGGGCCGTTTAATGGTTAACGACTACTTGGGTATTTTAATAATTTTTAGGGGAAATCAAAGTGAATATTTTAATACTTGGTAGTGGTGGAAGAGAATACTCAATAGGACTTGCTATTTCTAAAGAAGAAGATAATCATAAATTATATTTTAATCCAGGAAATGGAGCTACTTCGCAAATTGCAGAGAATATCAATATTAAAGATTATAATGAGTTAGCTATTTGGGCAAAAAACAATGCAATTGATTTAACAATTGTTGGACCAGAAGCTCCACTAGTAGATGGTGTTGTTGATATATTTAAAGAACATGGATTAACTGTATTTGGACCTAGTCGTGCTGCAGCTCAACTAGAGGGTTCAAAAGTTTATATGAAAAATATTTTAAAGAAATATAACATACCAACAGCAGCATTTATAGAAACTACAAATGAAAAAGAAGCTCATGATTTCATTGATACTATGAGTGAACCAATTGTTGTAAAAGCAGATGGTTTATGTGCAGGAAAAGGTGTAATTATTGCTCAATCAAAGGATGAAGCAAAAAAGGCTGCTTCTGATATGTTATCAGGCTCATCTTTTGGTGATGCTGGAACTTCTATTGTTGTTGAAGAGTATTTAGATGGATATGAGTTATCTATCTTTGCTATTTGTGATGGTGATAATTATAAGGTATTACCAGCAGCTCAAGATCATAAAAGAGTAGGGGATGGTGATACTGGACCAAATACAGGAGGTATGGGTGCTTATGCTCCAACTCCTTTAGTAAATGATGATATTTACAAAAAAGTTGAAGAAAGAGTTATTAAACCAACTTTAGAAGGGATGAAACAAGAAGGAGCACCTTTTGAAGGTGTACTATTTATTGGAGTAATGGTAGTAAAAGGTGAGCCAATTATTTTAGAATATAATGTTAGATTTGGTGATCCAGAGTGTGAAATTTTAATGCCTTTATTAGAAACTCCTGTTTCAGAACTGTTTTATAAAGGTGCTACTAAACAATTAGATAAATTAGATATCAAAATCAAAGATGAATATGGGGTTGCAGTTGTTATGGCAAGTGGTAACTATCCATACGGTTCAAGTGAGCCTGCTGAAATTATTGTAGATGAAATTGTTGATGAAGATTTAAAAGAACATACTCACATCTCATATGCAGGTGTTGAAATGCAAGATGGTAAACTAATGGCAACAGGGGGAAGAGTTCTTCTTTGTGTTGGCTTTGGTAAATCTATTAGACAAGCAAGAGATAGAGCATATGGCCTTTGTGGGCAAGTTCATTTTGCAGGTAAAAAAATCAGAACAGATATCGCTTATCAGGCATTAAAATAAAAAGTATGAATACAGATAACTTAGAATTAGCATCAAATAGAAGAAGAGCTTTAGCTTATGTAATTGATGACTTTTTAGTAACTTTTATAATTGTTATAATGTTTTGGGATAAAATTGCAGTAAGTGGAACAGACCTTGTATCTGTTCTTGCAGTAATGAATACATTTATTTGGCAAGTATTATTATTAAAATTTATTTATCAAACATTTTTTATTTGGTATTATGGTGCAACTATAGGAAAAATAATAGCTAAAGTAAGAGTTATTGATTTTAATGATTTAGGAAGGGTTTCTTTGCTTACTTCTGCAACAAGATCTATTTTTAGGCTTTTTAGTGAAATGTTTTTCTATTTTGGATTTATTTTTGCTTTTTTTACAGAAAGCAGACAAACATTACATGATAAAGTAGGAAGGACATTAGTAGTTAATGCTTAAAAAAGTTTTAGCAACAGCCATTTTAGTTGTATCTTTACATGCTGAAAGTGAAAAGTTTCAAGTTATTGCAAATAATTTAAATACTAAGAATAATATTTTAGTAGCAAAAGGTGATGTTGTTGTATTTTCTCCTAAATATTATATAACGGCACAAAAAATAATCCATGATAAAGATAAAAATACCTTAGAGTTATTTGATGATGTAATTATTGTAAAAAACAATAATGTACAAACAAAAAGTGATTATGCATTTTTAGACTTAAATAAAGATGACCTTTATCAAAAACCAAATATCTTTTATGAAGAGAAGAGCCAAATTTGGATTAACTCAAAAGAAGCAGATAAAAAAAATGATCTAATTGAATTAGGAAAATCAATACTTTCAAGTTGTGATTGTGTTGATCCTGATTGGAGTATTAGATCTTCTAGTATGGATTATGATACAAAAGATATGTGGATTAATACATATAATACTACCCTTTATGTAAAAGATTTTCCGGTTATATATACCCCTTATTTAGGTTTTTCAACAGATACAAGAAGAAGAACAGGTCTTTTAATACCTTTACTAGGATATTCAACAGAAGAAGGTTTTTTCTATAATCAACCAATTTATTTTGCACCTGCACCTAACTACGATATAGAAGTTGTTCCTCAAATTAGAACAAATAGAGGATATGGTTCTTATTTTTATTTTAGATATGCTGACTCACCAGATTCAATGCTTAAAATTGGGACGGGTTATTTTAAAGAAAAAGATTCTTATGTTGAAAAAAATGATTTAAGAGATGATGAACATTATGGATTTAATTTAGATTATAAAAGGGTAAATCTATTTGCAGATACTTTTGATTCAAAAGATGGATTATATGCTTCTATTAGATATCTAAATAATGTAGAGTTTAATTCTTTAGAAGATAGTAGATATCAAGAGTCTATTGAAAGAAAGGTTGAATCTAAAATAAACTATATCTATAATACTCCTAACTACTTTTTAGGTGCATACTCAAGATATTATATAGATACACAAAAAGAGTCAAATAATGAGACTCTTCAAGAATTACCAAAACTTCAAGCTCACTCTTATAGTAGACCCTTAATTGATAAATTAATGTATTCTACAGATTTAAAGTATACTAATCACTATAGAAGAGATGGGTTAAATGCAAATCAATACGAGTTTAGTATTCCTTTATCATACTCTTTTTCTTTATTTGATGATTATTTAACACTTACTTTAAAACATCAAATAACAGCTAATAAGTTTTCATATGATGATAAGGATATAAACTTAGATCTTGAAGATGGAACATTTGTAGAAAGTGTTAGTAGTATTGTGTTAAATAGTGATTTGATTAAAGCCTATGAAAATTATATACATACTATGAATTTAAGTGCTGAGTATAATCATTTTAATACAATGAAAAAAGATGGTGATCTTTTCTCTATTTCAAATAACAATTCTCAATTAAGCTCTTTCCCTGTTTCAGAAAGTACAGATAATGTAGTCTTTGGGTTAAATCAATCAATTTATGATAAAGAGAATTTAAAGCAAATAATAAATCATAGAATTAGACAATCTTTTGAAAAAGATGAAAATGATAACTTTGAACTAGGAAACTTAGAAAACCAACTTACATATAATTATGCATTAGGTTCAATTTCTAATAAAGTAGTATATAACCATGAAGATGATCAATTTATTGAAAACTCTACTAGCTTTTCATTATCTTATGAAGATTATTATTTAAGACTTGGTTATTATATGTCTAAAGATACTCCTAACTCAGGAAAAGAAGAGTTAGAGTCTTATAATGTTTCTACAAATTATAGAATTTCTAATGATTATAAAATAGGTTATACTACAACCTATGACTTAGAAAGAGACTATAGAAGTAAGGAAGCTATTCATTTTGATATTAATGATAGATGCTGGGACTTTAGTATCAGCTTTGAAAGAGAAACAGAACCTGCTTCAACTATTGATTCTGAACCTATTACACAAGACATCTTCTATTTACAATTAGTTTTAAAGCCTTTAGGTGCAGTAAAACAAGAGTTTGAACTAGAAAGAGATAACTAATATGACTCCTGATAAAATATTTTTTAAAAATAGAGATGTTGCAGCATATAGACTAATTGATGTATTACCTGTAAATAAAATGAAGCTTGAAGAGTGGATTGTTATTGCAACTTCATATGGAGGTTATCCTGTTGCTCAAATTATTGCAAAAGAGTTAGAAGGAAATTGTGAAGTACTTTTCTCTAGAAAAATACTATCTCCTAATAATGAAGATTGTGAAGTTGCAATTGTTACTGAGACTGAAGAGGTTGTAATTCATGAAGAGCTAGTTAAAGCTTTTGATATTAGTTTAGATTTTGTATTCTCAAAATCTAGATATATCTATGAAAATGATTTGTCTAAAATGGTTTCAAAACATAGGAGAGGTAAAAAATTAGGTGATTTTACAAATAAAAATATTCTTCTTGTAGATGAAGGGTTAAATACTAGTTTAACTATGATGGCTTGTATTAAAACAGCAATTAATCTAGGGGCAAAATCAGTCTCTGTAGCGACTCCAATTTTGCCAAAGGTGAGTATTAATACTATAGAATCAATTGCAGATGATTTGTATTATGTAGAGAGTCTTGATCATTTTATAGATATCGGTTTCTATTATGATGAACTTGATGAATTACAATATGAAGACTTATTAAAAATAATGAATAAAGGATAAAACTTATGTCAACAGTATGTGAATTTGAATTAAATGAAAAACAAGAGGTTTTCGAATTTAATAAAGTAGCTAAACAATCAAACGGATCTGTTTTAGCACAAGTAGGGAATGCAGTTGTATTAGCAACTGTAGTAAGTGAGTTTGATAATCCTGTGGAAGAAGATTTTACTCCTTTAACAGTTCAATATGTAGAAAAAACTTATGCAGCAGCTAAATTACCTGGTGGTTTTATTAAAAGAGAAGCAAAACCAAGTGAGTTTGAAACTTTAACTTCAAGAGTTATTGACAGAAGTTTAAGACCTCTTTTCCCAAAAGGTTATGTTTATCCAACAACTATTACTGTAATGGTTTTAAGTGCAGATAAAGATGTTGATTTACAGGTTTTAGCTTTAAATGCAGCAAGTGCAGCATTATATACTTCTAACTTACCAGTTAAAAAATCTGTTGCAGGTGTAAGAGTTGCTAAAATAAATGGTAAATATGTTGTAAATCCAAATCTAAGTGATATGGATGAGTCAACACTTGATTTATATGTTGCTGGTTCTAAAGAAGAGCTATTAATGATTGAAATGAAATCAATTGCTTCAGAGGAGATGATAGAAGTTGATATTGAAGCATTTACAAAAGTTCATCAAACAAATGAAATGAGTGAAGATGATTTAGTAGAAGCTATTTCAGTTGCTCAAGAAGCATTAAAAGAATCAAATGAAACATATGAAAAAGGTTTTGAATCTGTTTGTAAAGAAATTAAAGATGTAAAACTAGTTGAGTTTACAATTGATGAATCAATTATTAACTATGTAAGAGATAACTATTTAGAAAATATTAAAAGTGCAATTCAAAAACTAGCTAAAAGTGAAAGAGCAACTGAATTAAAAGAAGTTGCAAGTCTAATTTTAGTAGATGAATATTGTGTAGAAAAAGAGATTGAATATAGCACAATTTATGAAGCAGTTTCAATTGTAAAAAGAGAAGCTGTAAGACAAATGATTGTAAATGATAAAGTTAGAGCAGATGGAAGAGGGCTTAAAGATGTAAGACCCATTTCTATTGATACTAATATTTTACCTTCAGCACACTCTTCTTGTCTTTTTACAAGAGGTGAAACACAAGCTTTAGTAGTTGGAACTTTAGCGGGAGCTAAAGATGGTCAAATGTTTGAAACATTAACTGAAAAATCGACTTCAACTGAAACTTTTATGGTTCATTATAACTTTCCAGGTTTTTCTGTAGGTGAAGCTAAACCAATGTTTGGTGTAGGAAGAAGAGAATTAGGTCATGGTAACTTAGCTAAAAAGGCACTTGAATCAACTATTGATAAAGATTATAGTGAAACTGTTAGATTAGTTTCTGAAATTTTAGAATCAAATGGTTCTTCATCTATGGCAACAGTTTGTGGTGGTTCATTAGCATTAAAAGCAGCAGGTGTTCCTGTTTCTAATTTAGTTGCTGGTGTTGCAATGGGTATGGTTGTTGAAGGTGATAACTATTCTGTATTAACTGATATTATGGGATTAGAAGACCATGATGGAGATATGGATTTTAAAGTAGCAGGAACAAAAGAAGGTATTACTGCACTTCAGATGGATATTAAACTTGGTGGAATTGAACTATCAGTATTAAAAGAAGCTCTACTTCAAGCAAAAGAAGGTAGAGAACATATTTTAGGATTAATGGAAGAAGCATCAGCTCAAATTGTGCCAAGTGAAGCACTACCTTTAATTGAACAATTTGCTATTGATCCAAGTAAATTTATGGTAGTAATTGGAAAAGCAGGGGCAACTATTAAAGAAATTATAGAAAAATTCTCAGTTTCTATTGATTTAGATAGAGATACAGGAAATGTAAAGGTAAGTGGAGAAAATAAACAAAATGTTTTAGATGCTTGCGAACATATTAAAACTATTTCTAACAATGCACCTGAGAGAAAAGATCATCAAAAAAAGAATATTGATTTTGAAAAACTATATAAAGTAGATGATGTATTAACTGGTAAAGTTGTTAGAATAGCAGATTTTGGTGCATTTGTTGAACTACCAAAAGGTGGAGAAGGCCTTTTACATATTTCAAAAATTTCTAAACAAAGAGTAAATAAAGTTGAAGATGTATTAAAAGTTGATCAAGATGTTGAAATTAAAGTATTAAAAGTTAAAAAAGATAGAATTGAACTAGCTTCAGCGCAGTTTTAAAATTTAATACTAAATTAATATTTGTTTAGTTAATATTGATTAAAATAATATATTTTTATTACAAATAAGGGGTTTATATGGCTAAGCTTTTAATCGTAGATGATTCTACAATGTTAAGGGATATGCTAAATTATGCACTAAATGAAGGCGGTTATACTGATGTAGTTGAAGCCATTGATGGAGTTGATGGTCTTGAAAAGGCTAAATCTAGCTCATTTGATTTAATAATTACAGATGTAAATATGCCAAATATGGATGGTTTAACATTAATTGGTGAATTAAGAAAATTACCTGAATATGCTTCAAAGCCAATTTTAGTATTAACTACTGAAAGAAGTGATGAGATGAAAGCAAAGGGTAAAGCTGCAGGTGCAACAGGTTGGATTGTAAAACCGTTTGTACCAGAACAATTATTAAAAGCAGTTAACATAGTTTTAAGTAGATAGTTTAAAGACTATAATTATAAATATAAAAAGGTTTTATCATGTCTGGTTTTGATATATCTAAATATAGAGAGATGTTTGTAGAGGAAGCTGAAGAGCTATTTGAATCTGCAGATAATGTGTTACTTGAAGCAGAAAGTAATGGTTCACTTACTGATGATGAAATGGGACAACTATTTAGAGATGTTCATACATTAAAAGGTAGTGGTGCTTCTGTTGAATTAAATCTTTTTGCTGAATTTACTCATGATGTTGAAAATATGATGGATAAATTAAGAAATCATCAGATTGAATTCAAACCAGAAATGGCAGGTACATTAATTGATGGTTTAGATGTTATGAGAGAACTTCTAAACTTAGAAGTTGCAGAAGAACTTACGAGAGAAACTTTTGAAGAGATGACATCTGATTTATTAGTTACAATTAGAGCTTATATTGATGGAGAATCTCCTGCTTCAGAAGCAACTCCTGTACAAGAAGCTCCAGTAGTAGAAGAAACAATAGAAGTTACTCCTACAGTTGAGACTAATATTTCATCTGAATCAGATAATATTGGATTCTACGATGAAAATATCCAAGAAAGTAATTTTAATGAAACTTATGGTTTTTTCAATGATGAAGAAATTGGAAAAAATAATGAGAGTTATGGTTTTTTTGATGAAGAATTAGACAGAATTTCAGAAACAGCTGCAACCCCAGTAATAGAACATGAAGATAGCGATGATTTTGGCTTTTTTGATGATATGGCTGAAATTACATCTGATTCAAAAATTGAAGCAAATAATGAAGACCAAAAAGAAGAAATAAAAGCACAAGAAACAAAAACTGTAGAAACTAAAGCAGCTCCTACAGCAGAAGAGAAAAAAGTTGAAACTCCTACTCCTTCAGCAGCAACTAGTGCTGATAGTAAGAAACCTGTGCCAGCTGCACCAAGAAAAGAAAGAGAAGCAAGTAAAAAATCTTCTGCTTCAAATAATATTAGAGTAAATCTTGAAAAAATTGATTTACTTATGAATAATGTTGGTGATTTAGTTATTACAAATGCAATGTTAACACAGTTCTCTACTACTATAGAATCTGATAAAACAAGAAATGCTGTATTAGAAAGATTAGAATTATTAGAAAGACATATTAGAGAAATGCAAGATTCTATTATGAGTATCAGAATGGTACCAATGGATGCTATTTATTCTAAATTCCCTAAAGTTGTTAGGGATATTTCTAGAAAACTTGGTAAAAAAGTTGAATTTAAACACTATGGAGATGGTGTTGAAATTGATAAAGCAATGATTGAAGGTCTTACAGATCCATTAATGCATATTATTAGAAACTCTTTAGATCATGGTTTAGAAACTCCAGATATAAGAGTTGCAAATGGAAAAGAAGAGGTTGGTACTATTGCTATTTCTGCAGAACAAGCAAATGGTCAAATGATTATTACTATTGATGATGATGGAAAAGGTATTGACGGTGATAGAGTTGCACTTAAAGCTTTAGAACAAGGTCAAATTGATGAAAACCAATACAATAGTATGAATAATAATGAAAAGGCTATGCTTGTATTTGGAGCAGGTGTTTCAACAGCTGAAAAAATTACTGATATTTCTGGACGTGGTGTTGGTATGGACGTTGTTAAAACAAATATCCAAAAATTAGGTGGAGCAATTAAACTTGATACTACTCCAGGTGAGGGAACAACTATTACTATTATGTTACCTCTTACACTTGCAATTCTAGATGGATTAGATATTGCAGTTGGAGATCAAAAATATATTTTACCATTAAGTTCAATTGTTGAGTCATTACAACCAACTCCTGATATGATTAAAAAGATTGGTGATGGTTCTCAAGACTTATTAATGTTAAGAGAAGAGTTTATTCCTGTAGTAAGATTACATCAATTATTTGGTGTTCCTCCAACGTTTGATAACCTTGAAGATGGTATGCTAATTGTTGTAAAATCGGGTAATCAAAAAGTTGCTATTTCTATTGATGAATTCTTAAATCAACATCAAGTTGTTGTTAAACCTTTAGATAAAAACTTTAGAAGTGTAGAAGGAATTGGTGCTGCTACTGTTAGAGGTGATGGAAGTATTGGTCTTATTCTAGATGTATTAGGTATTATCAATGCTCAAATTAAAATAGAAAAAGATTTAACAGCAGCTCAATTCGCTTCTTAAAAATATGGCTAGCGATAGAGTTTTACACCAAAGGGTAAAAAAAATACTTTATTCTCTAACAGGAATTACCCTTGCAGAGAATAAAGATATTATGATAGCAAATAGACTTCATAAATTAAAAAGAGACACAAAATATACTGGTGATATTGATCATCTTTTAGACTCTATAGAAGAGGGTTCTTTTACTATGGAGTTTATAAACTCTTTTACAACAAATAAAACTCACTTTTTTAGAGAAGAGTTTCATTTTACAGATTTAAGAGATAGAGTTCTTCCTGCTTTTGCAAATTCAGGAAAAGAGATTAAAATGTACTGCTCAGCTTCTTCAACAGGAGAAGAACCATATTCTATGGCAATGACAGTACTTGAAACACAAGAGTTACTAGGAAGAAGAATTAATGCTTCAATAATAGCAACTGATATTGATACAAATGTTTTGCAATATGCTGCAAATGGTGTTTACAGATATGCAAAATCATCTAGAGAGTTTCCTGAGTGGATAAAACCACCGAAATTCTTTAAAAAAAGAGTAAATAAAACATTAACTAGCGAAGAGATACTAATAAAAGTAAAACCAGAACTTCAAAAAATGGTAACTTTTCAAGTTAATAATTTAAATGATTTAACATATCCTTTTCAAAAAGATTACTTTGATGTAGTATTTTGTAGAAATGTATTAATTTACTTTTCATCAGAAGATCAAAATAAGATTTTAAAAAGGTTGTTTTCTCATTTGAAAATGGGTGGAACATTATATTTAGGGCATTCAGAAAATCCGCATGATTTAATTGATTATGTAGATAGAATTGGTCAAAATATTTTTATAAAGAAAAAGGAATTTAATTGATTGTTATAGGTCATAAAGATGGAAGTATTGAAAAAGCTTCTATCTCAAGATTTACACAAAAAACTAAAGGGTACAATACTCACACTGTAATAGGTGGAGAGTTTGCCGTTGGGAAAGATGCTGATAGCATAGCATTTAAAACACTTTTAGGCTCTTGTGTTGCAATTATGTTCTATGATAAAGTTAAAAAAATAAAAGGTATGAATCACTTTTTACTTCCTACTACAAATAGTAGTAACGACGATATGAAGTATGGATTATATTCTGTTGAAGCAATGCTTAATGAAATGTATAAATTAGGTTGCGATAAAAAAAATATGAGCGCTAAAATTTCTGGTGGTGCTGATATTATGCAGCTTAATATGTCTGCTATATCAATTGGACATAGAAATGTAGAGTTTGCAAAAGATTTTTGTAAATCTGAAGGTTTTAAATTAATAAGTGAACATACAAGAGGAGAACATGGTAGATTGATTCTTCTTGCAGACACTTTTGAGACATTTATCAAAGTTACTCAGAAAAGTGAAACTGATAGTAAAATTGTTAAAGAAGAAAAAGCATTACAAACAGAAATCACAAAAGCACCAGTTATCAAAGAATATGTTGGTGGTGTTGACTTATTTGATGATAACTCTAGTAAAGCAGAACCAGAAATGGAAATTGAATTATTTTAAATTTAAAAGTGTAGGGTGATTAAATGTATACTGTCTTAGTAATTGATGATTCTCCTTCAATGAGAAGAATTATTAAAGATATGGTCAACAATATAGAAGATTTTGAAGTTATTGCAGAAGCTTTTGATGCTTATGATGCAAGAGAAAAAATCAAAGAATATGAACCAGATTTAGTAACAATTGACATTAATATGCCTAAAATGGATGGAGTAACTTTTTTAAGAAACCTTATGAGACTTCATCCAATGCCTGCTGTTGTTGTTTCAGGAGAAAGTGTTAGAGGTAATGATATTTTTGATGATGGTGCAGTAGGTTTTATTCCAAAACCTGAAGCAGGGGAGTCTATGATTTCTTTTGGAGAGAGAATCAAAGAAAATCTTCTTAATCTTACTTTTTTACTAAAAAGATATACATTAAAAAAACCAAAAGCAAAAAAGCAAGTAAAAACTAAAACAACATTAGAAGCAAATAAGAAAAATCACCCAGACTTAGTAATACCATTGAGACAAGCCCCATTAATGGGTAAGAAGATTATTGCTATAGGTTCTTCTACTGGAGGAGTTGAATCATTGTTAAGGGTCTTTAAAAGGTTAACAAATAATCTTCCTCCTATAGTAATAACTCAACATATTCCATATGGTTTTTCTAAATCATTTGCTGATAGATTAAATGATAACTCTTCATTAATTGTTCATCAAGCTGAAACTGGAATGGTTCTTGAAAATGGACATGCTTATTTAGCTCCTGGTAATATGCATTTAACAATCGAAAGAACAGCTGGCAACAATTATCAAATAAGATTATTAGATGAAATGAAAGTCAGTCATCATAAACCAAGTGTTGATGTGATGTTTAGATCAGTAAATAATACAGTTGGTGGAGCTGCAATGGCTGTGATGATGACTGGAATGGGAGACGATGGAACAATTGCAATGAAAGAACTTCATGATAATGGTGCATATACAGTAGCACAGAATGAAGAAAGTTGTGTTGTTTTTGGTATGCCAGCAAAAGCTATTCAAGCTGGTGCTGTAAAAGATATTATTCATTTAGATGAAATAGCAGATTACATAATTGATTTTGCTAAGAACAAAAGAAGATAAGAGTGCTTCTTTTGTATGTATAAAAAAGTTTGAAAATTATAGTTTTCAATACTAATTAATATATATTTTGCTAAAATACAACTATTCTGTATAAAGGCACAATATGCGATATGAACTTGACTTTGAAAACACGTTTAACAAAACCTACTGTTTTTGGCTCTCCTTATTTGTAAGAAATAAATTAACAACACTTTCTAATACTCAAGTAAATGACAAAGAAAAATTTGCAAATATACTGCAAGTTTTAATTCGTGGAAATAAATCAATTGAAGAACTAAAGGATTTGGTTAAACAAGCTAGAAATATTGGTTTAACAGGAATAAATACATATTTTAACCCTCTTATGAAATTATATGAATTTTTGCAAACATTTGGACCAGCCTCTATGAAAGAAATTGATGAAGAGTTACTTATTGACTTTTTAGCTTCATATACAAGTGGTCTATCTGATGCAAGCAAGAAAAATCATAGAATTGCCCTACTTA belongs to Arcobacter sp. CECT 8983 and includes:
- the purD gene encoding phosphoribosylamine--glycine ligase, which gives rise to MNILILGSGGREYSIGLAISKEEDNHKLYFNPGNGATSQIAENINIKDYNELAIWAKNNAIDLTIVGPEAPLVDGVVDIFKEHGLTVFGPSRAAAQLEGSKVYMKNILKKYNIPTAAFIETTNEKEAHDFIDTMSEPIVVKADGLCAGKGVIIAQSKDEAKKAASDMLSGSSFGDAGTSIVVEEYLDGYELSIFAICDGDNYKVLPAAQDHKRVGDGDTGPNTGGMGAYAPTPLVNDDIYKKVEERVIKPTLEGMKQEGAPFEGVLFIGVMVVKGEPIILEYNVRFGDPECEILMPLLETPVSELFYKGATKQLDKLDIKIKDEYGVAVVMASGNYPYGSSEPAEIIVDEIVDEDLKEHTHISYAGVEMQDGKLMATGGRVLLCVGFGKSIRQARDRAYGLCGQVHFAGKKIRTDIAYQALK
- a CDS encoding RDD family protein yields the protein MNTDNLELASNRRRALAYVIDDFLVTFIIVIMFWDKIAVSGTDLVSVLAVMNTFIWQVLLLKFIYQTFFIWYYGATIGKIIAKVRVIDFNDLGRVSLLTSATRSIFRLFSEMFFYFGFIFAFFTESRQTLHDKVGRTLVVNA
- a CDS encoding LPS-assembly protein LptD; this translates as MLKKVLATAILVVSLHAESEKFQVIANNLNTKNNILVAKGDVVVFSPKYYITAQKIIHDKDKNTLELFDDVIIVKNNNVQTKSDYAFLDLNKDDLYQKPNIFYEEKSQIWINSKEADKKNDLIELGKSILSSCDCVDPDWSIRSSSMDYDTKDMWINTYNTTLYVKDFPVIYTPYLGFSTDTRRRTGLLIPLLGYSTEEGFFYNQPIYFAPAPNYDIEVVPQIRTNRGYGSYFYFRYADSPDSMLKIGTGYFKEKDSYVEKNDLRDDEHYGFNLDYKRVNLFADTFDSKDGLYASIRYLNNVEFNSLEDSRYQESIERKVESKINYIYNTPNYFLGAYSRYYIDTQKESNNETLQELPKLQAHSYSRPLIDKLMYSTDLKYTNHYRRDGLNANQYEFSIPLSYSFSLFDDYLTLTLKHQITANKFSYDDKDINLDLEDGTFVESVSSIVLNSDLIKAYENYIHTMNLSAEYNHFNTMKKDGDLFSISNNNSQLSSFPVSESTDNVVFGLNQSIYDKENLKQIINHRIRQSFEKDENDNFELGNLENQLTYNYALGSISNKVVYNHEDDQFIENSTSFSLSYEDYYLRLGYYMSKDTPNSGKEELESYNVSTNYRISNDYKIGYTTTYDLERDYRSKEAIHFDINDRCWDFSISFERETEPASTIDSEPITQDIFYLQLVLKPLGAVKQEFELERDN
- a CDS encoding phosphoribosyltransferase family protein, which codes for MTPDKIFFKNRDVAAYRLIDVLPVNKMKLEEWIVIATSYGGYPVAQIIAKELEGNCEVLFSRKILSPNNEDCEVAIVTETEEVVIHEELVKAFDISLDFVFSKSRYIYENDLSKMVSKHRRGKKLGDFTNKNILLVDEGLNTSLTMMACIKTAINLGAKSVSVATPILPKVSINTIESIADDLYYVESLDHFIDIGFYYDELDELQYEDLLKIMNKG
- a CDS encoding polyribonucleotide nucleotidyltransferase, which gives rise to MSTVCEFELNEKQEVFEFNKVAKQSNGSVLAQVGNAVVLATVVSEFDNPVEEDFTPLTVQYVEKTYAAAKLPGGFIKREAKPSEFETLTSRVIDRSLRPLFPKGYVYPTTITVMVLSADKDVDLQVLALNAASAALYTSNLPVKKSVAGVRVAKINGKYVVNPNLSDMDESTLDLYVAGSKEELLMIEMKSIASEEMIEVDIEAFTKVHQTNEMSEDDLVEAISVAQEALKESNETYEKGFESVCKEIKDVKLVEFTIDESIINYVRDNYLENIKSAIQKLAKSERATELKEVASLILVDEYCVEKEIEYSTIYEAVSIVKREAVRQMIVNDKVRADGRGLKDVRPISIDTNILPSAHSSCLFTRGETQALVVGTLAGAKDGQMFETLTEKSTSTETFMVHYNFPGFSVGEAKPMFGVGRRELGHGNLAKKALESTIDKDYSETVRLVSEILESNGSSSMATVCGGSLALKAAGVPVSNLVAGVAMGMVVEGDNYSVLTDIMGLEDHDGDMDFKVAGTKEGITALQMDIKLGGIELSVLKEALLQAKEGREHILGLMEEASAQIVPSEALPLIEQFAIDPSKFMVVIGKAGATIKEIIEKFSVSIDLDRDTGNVKVSGENKQNVLDACEHIKTISNNAPERKDHQKKNIDFEKLYKVDDVLTGKVVRIADFGAFVELPKGGEGLLHISKISKQRVNKVEDVLKVDQDVEIKVLKVKKDRIELASAQF
- a CDS encoding response regulator, whose protein sequence is MAKLLIVDDSTMLRDMLNYALNEGGYTDVVEAIDGVDGLEKAKSSSFDLIITDVNMPNMDGLTLIGELRKLPEYASKPILVLTTERSDEMKAKGKAAGATGWIVKPFVPEQLLKAVNIVLSR
- a CDS encoding chemotaxis protein CheA encodes the protein MSGFDISKYREMFVEEAEELFESADNVLLEAESNGSLTDDEMGQLFRDVHTLKGSGASVELNLFAEFTHDVENMMDKLRNHQIEFKPEMAGTLIDGLDVMRELLNLEVAEELTRETFEEMTSDLLVTIRAYIDGESPASEATPVQEAPVVEETIEVTPTVETNISSESDNIGFYDENIQESNFNETYGFFNDEEIGKNNESYGFFDEELDRISETAATPVIEHEDSDDFGFFDDMAEITSDSKIEANNEDQKEEIKAQETKTVETKAAPTAEEKKVETPTPSAATSADSKKPVPAAPRKEREASKKSSASNNIRVNLEKIDLLMNNVGDLVITNAMLTQFSTTIESDKTRNAVLERLELLERHIREMQDSIMSIRMVPMDAIYSKFPKVVRDISRKLGKKVEFKHYGDGVEIDKAMIEGLTDPLMHIIRNSLDHGLETPDIRVANGKEEVGTIAISAEQANGQMIITIDDDGKGIDGDRVALKALEQGQIDENQYNSMNNNEKAMLVFGAGVSTAEKITDISGRGVGMDVVKTNIQKLGGAIKLDTTPGEGTTITIMLPLTLAILDGLDIAVGDQKYILPLSSIVESLQPTPDMIKKIGDGSQDLLMLREEFIPVVRLHQLFGVPPTFDNLEDGMLIVVKSGNQKVAISIDEFLNQHQVVVKPLDKNFRSVEGIGAATVRGDGSIGLILDVLGIINAQIKIEKDLTAAQFAS